Proteins encoded in a region of the Poseidonibacter antarcticus genome:
- a CDS encoding FlgO family outer membrane protein: MFKSLSKVGIIATLLAFTIVGCTYKKEITSTSLNGDVLKEYNKVQTTKQILEIADDKQRNITTQSTLEGTIASLATQMMRNKKMNTNKPVIITSFVRLAELKKTTEFGRIVSESLIDELSNRGFNIIEFRGQLAVSVNNDGEYFISRKTNKLKNKIPNTYIVVGTYSRQYGKVMLNARVIDNITGKIISSSRATYNHKRMNDCMLFKDCKAARTINIVEER; this comes from the coding sequence ATGTTTAAAAGTTTATCTAAAGTGGGAATAATAGCTACTTTACTCGCATTTACAATAGTAGGTTGTACATATAAAAAAGAGATTACAAGTACCTCTCTTAATGGCGATGTTTTAAAAGAGTACAACAAAGTGCAAACTACAAAACAAATTTTAGAAATTGCAGATGATAAGCAAAGAAATATAACCACTCAATCAACTTTGGAAGGAACAATAGCCTCTTTAGCAACTCAAATGATGAGAAATAAAAAAATGAATACAAATAAACCTGTAATTATTACATCATTTGTAAGACTTGCGGAACTTAAAAAAACTACTGAATTTGGAAGAATAGTCAGTGAAAGTTTAATTGATGAATTATCAAATAGAGGCTTTAATATTATTGAATTTAGGGGACAATTAGCAGTTTCAGTTAATAATGATGGAGAGTACTTTATCAGTAGAAAAACTAATAAATTGAAGAATAAAATTCCAAATACTTATATTGTAGTTGGAACTTATTCTAGACAATATGGGAAAGTTATGTTAAATGCAAGAGTTATTGATAATATTACGGGAAAAATTATCTCTAGTTCTAGGGCAACATATAATCATAAAAGAATGAATGATTGTATGTTATTTAAAGATTGTAAAGCAGCTAGAACTATTAACATAGTAGAAGAACGATAA